The Glycine soja cultivar W05 chromosome 19, ASM419377v2, whole genome shotgun sequence genomic sequence GAagagtttatttgattttattgattttgattcttttgaataGTGATTCTTCTTTCTTGATGTATGGCATTAATTAGTACTGTGAAATTGGGTGGCATGCAGTATGTTACTTCCACTGATGGCTACTCATATGGAGCGTTCtttgtttatgttttgtttgatgtgAGATTCTAGTTCAATGCAGTGGGTGTTTGGATTCACGTTAGATCATAATCATGTTGAAATACcggttatcattattttttaggttaaatGTTCATGTGTTTGTTTCCAAGTTGAAGAattgattgaattaaataattttaaaagcttTTGTGTTGGATTAAAAATTCTATATTGAATTtgctttaataataaaaatattcaaacaaaaacaatgttattttaaaattaaattttaatgaaaatcattaatatttatctatatatgCTTGGTTGGTGGGATACTTGGGATGCTTATGAATTTtatgaatttcatgatttttttgtcttACATGTGGTAATTGTGATGTTTGGTTGATAGGTGATTGCATATTTAATTTGCATGTTCTGTTGTAATGGAATTGGGGTTGCCACGGAGGCTGCATTGTTGGGGTATCAGATTGAGTCGTGGGAAGATTCATGAAAGTagggttttcttttcttaattttttgtgtgttctcgTTTAATTTGCTTTGTTGGTACTCTTTTATTGATTACTTTTATAACTATTGTAGGCATTATGGTTATATTGACGACTGCCACTCGTGTGGAAATTCCCATGATTTTTCTTGGGATCAACTTGATCAGATGAGTTGCTCATGCAGTATGCCAAAGGTATGTATGGTCTTGTTTGTttgagaacttaatcattgagGTTTGTTCATATTTGTCAGTTTAACTTGTGTTGTTAAGGAATATTGCTAGACAATCCTTCTTGGATCAATATGATAGTGCATCTCTAGTTTTTGAATCCTAAACTCCTATTTAAACATTTACTGCATAAGAAATAATTATctccaagtttttttttatccaaaaggGTGGTTTTTTTTACATCTTAGTTGTATTATATAACTTACAATTACCAGGTAAAGGAAGATTTAGAAGGGAAAAGCTACGAATATACTTGGAGATGATATATGGAACAGGAATGAGTAATGTCTTTCAAGTTTTGTTGTGTGGTTTAATTTCCAGGTGATCAAATtacagaaaattaaaatgttacttCCTATGGATGCGAAAATTACTCTCTATTACATTTCTTTTTTAGGTTCCAAACTCCCGTGTGGCAGGTTAAATCTGGCCAAGCAGTGGGGATGGATAGGAGGCTGTGATGGTAAAGACAACCTTGAAAAGCTTATAAAACTGATGAAAGTCACCCCAAGTTGCCATTTGGGTATATCAAGTTGGATTAGGTGCTTCTTTTGAAATGATATTTCTGTTGCATTGTAGAATAGTGTTAGCTACTCTGGTTAGAAGAATGGCTTATGGTTGTTTTTGGTGTATTTATCCAGATGGCAAGCCGTGGAAAAATCAATTCTCCATCTTTCAAGGCCTTGATGAGCGCCATGcacttcaaaaaatatttaatacggTAAAATAATAAGTCATAAAATTGTGTGCTTTATTGATTATATAATTGGAAGATCTTTGTTATAGTAGCAAATAACTTAGATCTTTTCCAAAATTGTGTTAAAAGGTTATTGATCTTTGCATTGATCAATGATGTCTAGATCACATCTTTCACTAGTATgtccaatatatatatttagttcaaatatgaaaaattaaactcCTATAGCCATGAAATTAATCATTTATGGTATAACATTCAGTTGTTCACATCACGTGGCACAACACAACAACACATCTTGCCCAATATTTTACAAACTTACTAAAACTGATTGGCTTCATGATGTTATTGATGCATGGTGTaccaaaatgaaaaacaaaaggtgTGGTGTCATATTTTATTGTACAATAAAATATGCTGAATTCCATGTTAATCATTGTCTGTTTGATTACTGAGTTAGGTTAGATGAGATGATGGGATCATAGGTTATTCATGTTGACTCCAGATAAAGCTTTAGAAAAAAACCAGATATTTACTTAAGCTTCTATGTTGGCTTATTGCAGAAGGGTTATGCTGCCAGCAGGTCCACATAGCAACAAATGCAATTAAGACAAATTATCCCATCACATAAGAAAGCATTAAGAATAAAGATTGCTAAAGAACTACTGCAGGCTTTTGTCGCTTAATGATTTCAGGACTATAGGTCTCCCTAGCTGTAAAAGCCACGCACGCATAGATACTTACACAGCAAACTATGCTTGGTTAATGCTTATTATTAGAAGTTAGAAGCGAAGGTCATAGCTactttcatatcaaattttgtaTCTCCAACCTAATATGGAATTACGGATATGACCTTATATAGTTATTTGATAacgaatggttttttttttacatgaaaaaaaaaaaaacaaaaaaaatgatgataaaataGATATGCATTACTTAACTTGAATATGAAAGAACATcctttgtataaataaaaagcaTAATGCTGCAACTGTATGGCCTATttacatttcttttttcttggaattcagcatatttacaaatttaagaaacaaaagaagaaaaaacgctatggaattttgtttcttaaaaaactgAGATCACTGAAGGAGAGAGGGCGatgacaattggtgttaatggcTTTCAGCTGCAGTTGACGTATAAGTGATTTATCCACTGATCTTGCAATATttgattaatcattattatatatgaagGTGATTTTGGTATTCGTCTTCTTGAATCTTAATGGTCACCACATCACCTTTAACACAAGGCTTCCAGGAATGTCGCAAGAGTTGCTCAAAGCTTGGACGAAGCATTTATTCTGCGAAGcttattaacttaattaattaatgaaatatgaaataaaaatctATATACTGTTAATgtaatcatattaaaataaataaaatcaatttaattccatattaacttttgaaaataagaaaattgagACAATACATATTTATGTTCCAAAATTAACACGTAATGTTGCTGcgggtttttaaaatttaagtgaaaGACATTTTTGTCACTTCACTTAAATTGTTGTATGCATAGTAATGGtgctggtgcacctagcaacaccatTTATTTCTGCAAAAATGGACTAGGCCCAAAATGAGAAAATGGtccatgttttaaaaaaaaaggtgtaaatagtgatttttgttttatttcagaCATCACAAAAATGGACTAggcacaaaatgaaaaaaaggtgCATATCCTAAAAATGAGGTGTGAAcagtaatttgatatttttagtttGATTGGAACCGGGTCAGGGTGATCCGGTCCAACCCACAATTATACAACGGGGTTGGAAAACCCTAGTTATCTCACGTAAAAAATGGCCTGGCCAAAGGGGAAACCACCACGGAGGGTGGTGCCTCGCCCTCGGCACCACTAGTGCAAGATCCAGCGATGCAAGGCCACCTCGAGGACAAGGATGGTCATGCGGCAGGGACACTATGATGGCGGCGCATGGGCTTTactggaaaacaaaaaaaatagaaataagaaaaagagaaaataataaaaggatGATAGAATGCGAAAAAACATGATACAAAATAAAACACCAAGAAAAAGGACAATATCATCATGTACAAATCTCGTTGGCAACCATGGAGCTCATCAACGAGACGAATGACTAAGGTAAGGGCAAAAacgagaggaaaaaaaaaagaaaaaaagagacaaagatgtagaagaagagaggaaggagaagaagaacgTGGGAGAGAATGAGGAAGTGAGAAAATTACCTTGAGACTCATCTTCCTTCTCTAACAAAAGTTGTCAAATGACGCCACTGgattgattcatttttttatccttgcGATCCATGCCTCCACTGTGCATTAATATAAgagactttttttcttttctcttttatgcaTTGTGTCCCCTCTCTTGATTTAATGGGCTCTCCTTAAGAACCTAATAAGTCACATagttctctcttcttctcttttttctttttttttttttttttttttttttttttacattttcttctctttttttttctttttttgtttcttttttattgttcttttttggttttttttcataatactttttttctcttttctttttttgttttcttctgtttttattgttttttttaatacttttttccttttcttttttttattttcttttttcatttttatttttatttttttggggtccgGATAAAATTAAGGTGTGAcaattattatcaataaaaaacacaaatagttaaaaaaatgctaACTAGTATCCCTAGAGTTAGAACACTAGTTAAACTtaaagtagaaaaataaatatttattgaaatgtataaaatgtttttatttatgttcttatatgattttataataaatattttattatagttcCTTAATgatcaatattttaataacattaattcGTAACACTgttgattaaaattttttataaagacaACTAATCCATCAATTCCTATGGAAAAAGCTTTCATTAACAGTTAAAATACCTCTACGTACATTAGCAATTGTAACTGCTAATTATGTTAGCATTAATTAAGTTTGGAAACATACGTTAGCAATATTCCATATTGAAGGTGTATTGTGAAACATTAGCAATTGTAATGGCTAATTATGTTAGCATTAATTAAGTTTGGAAACATATTTATTCCATATTTGAACTTGTcagtttcacaaaaaaaaaaaaaaaaaccatggtCAGAACATATTTTCTCATAAATTATTCACACATCTCCTGTACTTTTTTTACCGTAAATCttctataattaaaattaaaattctaaacatttaatttaacttaatgTAATTAAATACATGCAGATAAGAAAATCATAACATTTCTaccatataatttttcataaaaaatctaTACAagatcaatatattttaattaaggttatatatgtaatttttcgttctcatagtttttaatttataaacagTAAATTATATGTGCATTGTTTCAGGATGAAAGAGTTGTGGAATCAGATACTAACATGATCTATCCCAGtcaaaattaaagtaaattagTCACTGACCCTCAAGATAAAATTGCTTGCTTCATCcttaaatgcaatttttttattattattaaatacattcaaagaatttaaaaagaaatatttgattCAATAGAGTTGAAGATTGATAAATTATCAacctaaatattattatatggtCAATGAAATAGAAATTAATATAGATATTACCttcttttacaataattaataattaattagtaattattatatacattcaaagaatgtaaaaagaaatatttgattcataatatatagagttgaattttgatatattatagtCTAAATGTTATTATATGGTCAATGACAGAGAAATTTTTATCGATATTTCattcttaatttataataattaataatactatCTATCTAAACATATCAAtcacaacaaaaaaaagaagcataacATGCCCACCAAATTATAAATAGGTACGCTTCTTTCATTTGTAAATCAATCCAAAactccaaaagaaaaaagaaacaaagaaaaaagcatAATGGTTCATTCTTTTATCAAACACCCACTCCTCCCTtcccttttgcttcttttatGTTCTGTGTTTTCCTTGTGTTCAGCCAGAACGGTGAAAATACGCGACATTTGCTCAAAACACCCGAAGCCTGACATTTGTGGCAAAATTCTACTCTCATTACCTGGTGCAGCTGAAGCTGTGGATCTTCGCAGCGCTTCCTTGTATGTCATCAATGTGGCTCATGGCAATGCTACTGAGGGTAAGTTCCAAACCACTCGTATCGCAAGAGGCGCTGGAGACCCTGAAACGAGACAACGTTACAATGCATGTTCTAAGGATTATACCGATGTGTTGCTTTCCCTTGCTAGGGCTAAGAAGTCTTACAGCTCTGGAAATTACTCCGACCTGAAATCCAATGGCGCAATTGTGATCAAAGATGTTCAAGATTGCGACACAAAGGCTACTGATTCAACCTATGTCTTGTTGATAAACCAGGATGTGGTAGATACAAGCAGGATCATTG encodes the following:
- the LOC114398754 gene encoding pectinesterase inhibitor-like, with the protein product MQGHLEDKDARTVKIRDICSKHPKPDICGKILLSLPGAAEAVDLRSASLYVINVAHGNATEGKFQTTRIARGAGDPETRQRYNACSKDYTDVLLSLARAKKSYSSGNYSDLKSNGAIVIKDVQDCDTKATDSTYVLLINQDVVDTSRIIVILADYLAGKY